One region of Dokdonia sp. 4H-3-7-5 genomic DNA includes:
- a CDS encoding porin: MKFIITFLVLAITTTSLFAQEESTKKKFSVEGSVDTYFRQNLSGPNGEDAIAPNTSFANRNGFAIGMANVIGSFESENGKVGAVADLVFGPRGEEAVFLSGPSSNIVNQLYVYWNVSEKVKLTLGNFNTFLGYEVISPTLNFNYSTSYMFSYGPFSHTGIKADFTLSEDWSAMLGVLNQTDATEFNFDNDYTLGAQLGYKTTYLNFLYGKQGGSTESTLQVDLTTGHDLSDDFYLGLNATYNDTDGASFYGVALYPQYKTSESFTLGLRGEYFAEAEGGAGAIGGYDDEGDASVLALTLTGSYTVGDLTIKPEFRLDSASEDTFLDTDLEPNSSLSSFLIAGIYKF, translated from the coding sequence ATGAAGTTCATTATTACGTTCTTAGTGCTGGCCATTACCACCACTTCCTTATTTGCTCAAGAAGAATCAACAAAGAAAAAATTTAGTGTAGAGGGAAGCGTCGATACTTACTTTAGACAAAATCTTTCTGGACCAAATGGTGAGGATGCTATCGCACCAAACACCTCTTTTGCAAATCGCAATGGCTTTGCAATAGGTATGGCAAATGTGATAGGCTCTTTTGAAAGTGAAAATGGAAAAGTAGGTGCAGTCGCAGATTTAGTTTTTGGCCCTAGAGGTGAAGAAGCTGTTTTCCTATCTGGACCTTCTTCAAACATTGTAAACCAACTATACGTTTACTGGAATGTTTCGGAAAAAGTAAAACTTACTTTAGGAAATTTCAATACGTTCTTAGGTTATGAAGTAATCTCTCCCACTCTTAACTTCAACTACTCTACGTCTTATATGTTTTCATATGGACCATTTTCTCATACAGGTATAAAAGCAGATTTTACACTATCTGAAGATTGGAGCGCAATGCTTGGTGTACTCAACCAGACAGATGCAACAGAATTTAATTTTGACAACGACTATACATTAGGCGCTCAATTAGGTTATAAAACCACTTACCTTAACTTTCTATATGGAAAACAAGGAGGAAGCACAGAAAGTACGCTCCAAGTAGATCTTACTACTGGTCACGATCTATCAGATGACTTTTACCTAGGTCTCAACGCTACATACAATGATACAGACGGAGCTTCATTTTATGGAGTAGCTCTATACCCACAGTACAAAACATCAGAATCTTTTACACTAGGACTGAGAGGAGAATACTTTGCAGAAGCTGAAGGTGGTGCTGGAGCCATAGGAGGTTATGATGATGAAGGAGATGCATCTGTACTTGCACTTACTCTTACTGGAAGTTATACCGTAGGTGACCTTACCATCAAACCAGAATTTCGTTTAGACAGTGCTAGTGAAGACACCTTCCTTGATACTGACCTTGAGCCTAACAGCTCATTATCTTCATTTCTAATCGCAGGCATATATAAATTTTAA
- a CDS encoding P-II family nitrogen regulator — protein sequence MKKIEAIIRKSKFSAVKKALHDVGVNFFSYWDVTGLGNEKKGSVYRGVSYSTSDIQRRYLSIVVNNEFEEITIKTIIESARTGDVGDGKIFVSDISECYRIRTGEKGNQTLK from the coding sequence ATGAAAAAAATAGAAGCAATCATACGTAAATCCAAATTTTCGGCAGTAAAAAAAGCACTGCATGATGTGGGTGTAAACTTCTTCTCCTATTGGGATGTTACTGGACTTGGTAACGAAAAAAAAGGTTCTGTTTACCGCGGCGTGAGCTATAGCACCAGCGACATACAACGACGCTATTTAAGCATCGTAGTAAATAATGAATTTGAAGAAATTACAATCAAAACAATTATCGAGTCTGCTCGTACTGGCGATGTAGGTGACGGTAAAATCTTTGTCTCAGACATAAGCGAGTGCTATCGCATACGCACCGGAGAGAAAGGAAATCAAACACTCAAGTAG
- the gltB gene encoding glutamate synthase large subunit — protein MLKDQGLYLREFEHDACGAGFICSLKGIKSNDIIHKALEILEKLEHRGAVSADGRTGDGAGILIDIPHDYFQASCDFELPQEGSYAVSNVFLPLKQNQRDYCISVFEKSLTDQGIHIIGWRDVPVDKSILGEIAQVSEPFVKQIFVSYDGGDKNPAFAKAQQKHTPEFAFNLKLFTARKIAEHTIYDSKLSESSFFYVPSFSTKTIIYKGLLMPQDIKVYYKDLMDPRVVTRLALVHQRFSTNTFPTWDLAQPFRYMCHNGEINTLRGNVTRMYSREELMESPLFGEDIKAVLPVVIPGKSDSASMDMVVELLLMTGRSLPEVMMMLVPEAWEKNKEMSPAKRAFYEFNSCLMEPWDGPASIPFTDGNYIGAVLDRNGLRPSRYSVTKDGYVIMASEIGVVDIEPSNVQFHGRLEPGKMFLVDMAQGRIINDEEIKEEIATRNPYQEWLDENLIHLRNIPYNECPLFLNEAPLKDRLITFGYTQEDINTIILPMAANAKEPIGSMGNDAPIAALSERPQLIYNYFKQLFAQVTNPPLDGIREELITDISLTLGADYNIFDINAAHCRKLKIQNPVISKQDLDKIKSLDDKNFKVVSVPMLYQVERGHNGLEEALEKLLQNVSKQLDEGANIVILSDRNTSITEAPIPALLACSYVNNGLATHKKRSQLSLIIESAEPREVHHFALLFGYGASAINPYMVNEIIENHPEDLELASVDVEEAIQNFNKAVGKGVLKVMNKIGISTLNSYRSSQLFECIGISKKVVSKYFPRTVTRIEGVGLHQLEGEISKRHTAAYDKKEIAADLPLEIGGEYRWRRDGEAHLFNPLTIAKLQESVRSNKPVIYKEYADRVNNQAKQLMTIRGLFEFTNYDPIDIEEVEPWTDIVKRFKTGAMSYGSISKEAHETLAVAMNRIDGKSNSGEGGENQERFYKDVNGDWKNSAIKQVASGRFGVTSNYLTNAAEIQIKMAQGAKPGEGGQLPGPKVNPEIAKTRNSTPYVGLISPPPHHDIYSIEDLSQLIYDLKSANREARINVKLVSEVGVGTVAAGVAKAKADVILISGHDGGTGATPLTSLKHTGLPWELGLAEAQQTLVMNDLRGRVRLECDGQLKTGRDVAIACLLGAEEFGFATAPLVASGCIMMRVCHLNTCPVGIATQNPELRKRFKGKPEHVVNFMYFVAQELREIMAKLGFKTVDEMVGQVQKLERNTAIDQYKALGLDLSPILHKVDVKEGQSLRNIEKQDHDLEKALDFKIISQAHPALFRKEKTTLDLKITNEDRAVGAILSNEISKIYGVNGLPENTLKINFEGSAGQSFAAFATHGLTLSVTGNTNDYIGKGLSGAKVIVKVPVEATIIPEDNVIIGNVAFYGATAGEAYINGKAGERFCVRNSGARAVVEGIGDHGCEYMTGGVAVILGAVGRNFGAGMSGGIAYVYDVDSSLSRKANSEGLNFLKVEETQDREELRQLVENHYNATQSPLAQRFLENWDVEIGNFTKVLPEEYRQALIRLEEEQKLAN, from the coding sequence ATGCTTAAGGATCAGGGATTATATTTAAGAGAATTTGAACACGATGCTTGTGGAGCAGGATTCATTTGTAGTTTAAAAGGAATAAAGTCAAACGACATTATCCACAAAGCACTAGAAATTCTTGAAAAACTAGAGCATCGAGGAGCAGTAAGTGCAGATGGAAGAACGGGAGATGGTGCAGGAATACTTATAGATATTCCTCATGATTATTTTCAAGCTAGCTGTGATTTTGAGTTGCCACAAGAAGGAAGTTATGCTGTGAGTAATGTGTTTCTCCCTCTTAAACAAAATCAACGAGATTACTGTATTTCGGTGTTTGAAAAGAGTCTTACAGATCAGGGCATACATATTATAGGATGGAGAGATGTGCCGGTAGATAAATCTATCTTAGGTGAGATTGCTCAGGTTTCTGAGCCCTTTGTAAAGCAAATCTTTGTTTCATATGACGGTGGTGATAAAAATCCCGCTTTCGCGAAAGCGCAACAAAAACACACTCCAGAATTTGCATTCAACTTAAAATTATTTACTGCACGTAAAATTGCAGAACACACTATATATGATTCTAAGCTATCTGAAAGTTCATTCTTTTATGTACCTAGTTTTTCAACCAAAACAATAATTTATAAGGGGCTATTAATGCCTCAAGACATTAAGGTTTATTATAAGGACTTGATGGATCCTAGGGTTGTGACGCGCCTGGCACTTGTGCATCAGCGTTTTTCAACAAATACATTCCCTACATGGGATCTTGCGCAGCCTTTTAGATACATGTGCCATAATGGAGAGATTAATACGTTGCGAGGCAATGTAACTCGTATGTATTCCAGAGAAGAACTTATGGAGAGTCCGCTCTTTGGAGAGGATATTAAAGCTGTTCTTCCAGTGGTGATACCAGGCAAATCTGATAGTGCTTCTATGGATATGGTGGTGGAGCTGTTATTAATGACAGGTCGCTCACTTCCAGAGGTAATGATGATGCTCGTGCCAGAAGCATGGGAGAAAAATAAGGAAATGTCTCCTGCAAAACGTGCTTTTTATGAATTTAACTCCTGCCTAATGGAGCCTTGGGATGGTCCTGCATCTATTCCATTTACAGATGGTAATTATATAGGAGCGGTACTTGATCGTAATGGATTGCGTCCATCGCGTTATTCTGTTACAAAGGATGGCTACGTGATTATGGCTTCAGAAATTGGTGTAGTAGATATTGAGCCTAGCAATGTACAGTTTCACGGTCGTTTAGAACCTGGTAAGATGTTTCTAGTAGATATGGCGCAAGGTCGTATCATTAACGATGAGGAAATAAAAGAGGAGATTGCTACGCGTAACCCTTATCAAGAATGGCTTGATGAAAATTTAATTCACTTAAGGAATATTCCTTATAATGAGTGTCCGCTATTTTTAAATGAAGCACCGCTTAAGGATCGTTTAATCACCTTTGGGTACACACAAGAAGATATAAATACCATCATATTACCCATGGCTGCAAATGCCAAGGAGCCTATAGGTTCTATGGGTAATGATGCTCCTATTGCTGCGCTTTCAGAAAGACCGCAGCTCATTTATAATTACTTTAAACAATTATTTGCTCAAGTAACAAATCCGCCTCTTGATGGAATAAGAGAGGAGCTGATTACAGATATTTCTTTAACCCTGGGAGCCGATTATAATATTTTCGACATAAATGCCGCGCATTGTAGAAAACTTAAAATCCAGAACCCAGTTATATCAAAACAAGATTTAGACAAGATTAAAAGTCTAGATGACAAAAACTTTAAAGTAGTTTCTGTACCGATGTTATATCAGGTAGAGAGAGGTCATAATGGCCTCGAGGAAGCACTAGAAAAACTGTTGCAAAATGTAAGTAAGCAGCTTGATGAGGGTGCAAATATTGTTATTCTATCAGATAGAAATACGTCAATTACAGAGGCACCTATACCAGCATTGTTAGCATGTTCTTATGTAAACAACGGACTAGCAACTCATAAGAAGAGATCTCAGTTAAGTTTAATTATTGAGTCTGCAGAGCCTAGGGAAGTGCATCACTTTGCATTATTATTTGGTTATGGCGCGAGCGCGATTAACCCATATATGGTAAATGAGATTATAGAAAATCATCCAGAAGACCTTGAGCTTGCTAGTGTAGATGTGGAGGAGGCTATTCAAAACTTCAATAAGGCTGTAGGTAAAGGAGTGCTCAAGGTGATGAATAAGATTGGTATTTCTACACTCAATTCATATCGCAGTTCGCAATTATTTGAATGTATAGGTATTAGTAAAAAAGTAGTTTCAAAATACTTTCCTCGCACGGTGACTAGAATTGAGGGTGTAGGATTGCATCAATTAGAAGGAGAAATAAGTAAGCGTCATACAGCTGCTTACGATAAGAAAGAAATTGCTGCAGACTTACCTCTAGAAATAGGTGGTGAGTACAGATGGCGAAGAGACGGGGAGGCTCATTTGTTTAATCCGCTTACGATTGCAAAACTTCAAGAATCTGTACGAAGCAATAAGCCTGTAATTTATAAGGAGTATGCAGATCGTGTAAATAATCAAGCAAAACAACTAATGACCATTAGAGGGTTGTTTGAATTTACAAATTATGATCCTATAGATATTGAAGAAGTAGAGCCATGGACGGATATTGTAAAGCGTTTTAAAACGGGAGCAATGTCTTATGGATCTATCAGTAAAGAAGCGCATGAGACACTAGCTGTAGCGATGAATCGTATAGATGGTAAATCTAATTCTGGTGAAGGAGGAGAAAATCAAGAGCGTTTTTATAAAGATGTAAATGGAGACTGGAAAAACAGTGCAATCAAGCAAGTAGCTTCTGGACGTTTTGGAGTTACTTCAAATTATCTTACAAATGCTGCAGAGATTCAAATCAAAATGGCGCAGGGAGCAAAGCCTGGTGAAGGAGGGCAGTTGCCTGGGCCTAAAGTAAATCCAGAAATTGCAAAAACACGTAATTCTACTCCATATGTAGGATTGATTTCTCCACCACCGCACCATGATATTTACTCGATTGAAGATTTATCACAGCTTATTTATGACCTTAAATCTGCAAATAGAGAGGCGCGCATTAATGTAAAATTAGTGTCAGAAGTAGGGGTGGGGACTGTGGCTGCAGGTGTTGCAAAAGCTAAGGCAGATGTGATTTTAATATCTGGTCATGATGGAGGTACTGGTGCAACGCCGCTTACTTCATTAAAACATACGGGACTTCCGTGGGAGTTAGGACTCGCCGAAGCGCAGCAAACACTCGTTATGAATGATTTGCGTGGTCGTGTGAGATTAGAATGTGATGGCCAACTCAAAACCGGTAGAGACGTAGCAATTGCATGTCTTTTAGGAGCAGAGGAGTTTGGTTTTGCCACAGCACCGCTAGTGGCTTCTGGATGTATTATGATGCGTGTATGTCACTTAAATACATGTCCTGTGGGAATTGCTACGCAAAACCCAGAGTTACGTAAACGTTTCAAAGGAAAGCCAGAACATGTAGTTAACTTCATGTATTTCGTAGCGCAAGAGCTTCGTGAGATTATGGCAAAGCTTGGCTTCAAGACCGTAGATGAAATGGTTGGGCAAGTGCAAAAACTAGAGCGAAACACCGCTATAGATCAGTACAAAGCATTAGGACTCGATTTGTCTCCTATTCTTCATAAAGTAGACGTTAAGGAAGGGCAATCCTTGAGAAATATCGAAAAGCAAGATCATGATTTAGAAAAAGCATTAGATTTTAAAATTATATCTCAGGCGCACCCTGCATTATTCAGAAAAGAGAAAACCACGCTTGATCTTAAGATTACAAATGAAGACAGAGCAGTAGGAGCCATTTTAAGTAATGAGATCTCAAAAATTTATGGAGTTAATGGGCTGCCAGAAAATACATTAAAAATCAACTTTGAAGGTTCGGCTGGGCAGAGTTTTGCAGCATTTGCAACGCATGGACTAACACTTTCGGTTACTGGAAATACAAATGACTATATAGGCAAAGGACTTTCTGGAGCAAAAGTGATTGTAAAAGTACCTGTAGAGGCAACCATAATTCCTGAGGATAATGTCATTATTGGAAACGTAGCATTTTACGGTGCCACTGCTGGAGAGGCTTACATCAATGGAAAGGCTGGAGAGCGTTTTTGTGTACGTAACTCGGGAGCTAGAGCTGTTGTAGAAGGTATAGGTGATCATGGTTGTGAGTATATGACAGGAGGAGTAGCAG